A genomic segment from Gossypium hirsutum isolate 1008001.06 chromosome D04, Gossypium_hirsutum_v2.1, whole genome shotgun sequence encodes:
- the LOC107898034 gene encoding uncharacterized protein — protein MALREASMSPIFILNSKVEDGIFVSQKKYAADLLKKFNMLRCKTTTTPMNVNENLKIDDGTKVHALSIKASLWRCKTSLTIEEARQVMSLVLDQLLSIGVPKKQATAALSSSEAEHTTITSSACQGLWLGRILADVNMKQKEATVIYCDNQAVISMSKNPSFHGRTKHINIRVYLIRDLVSDGSIIPKYCNTNEQVANILTKSLPREKHAYFRLQLGVCNFESRGSVGE, from the exons ATGGCTTTGAGAGAAGCAAGTATGAGCCCAATCTTTATTTTAAACAGCAAG GTTGAAGATGGCATCTTTGTGTCACAAAAGAAATATGCTGCTGATTtacttaaaaaattcaatatgctGCGATGCAAAACTACAACAACACCTATGAATgtgaatgaaaatttgaaaattgatgaTGGTACTAAA GTTCATGCATTGTCCATCAAGGCATCACTTTGGCGCTGCAAAACGAGTCTTACG ATAGAAGAAGCACGTCAGGTTATGTCTTTGGTTTTGGATCAGCTGCTATCTATTGGAGTTCCAAAAAAACAAGCAACAGCAGCTCTATCTTCATCGGAAGCTGAACATACAACTATAACTTCATCAGCTTGTCAAGGCCTATGGTTAGGAAGAATCCTAGCTGATGTTAATATGAAGCAGAAGGAAGCAACTGTAATTTACTGTGACAATCAAGCAGTGATTTCCATGTCCAAAAATCCATCCTTTCATGGAAGAACAAAGCATATAAATATTCGAGTATACCTCATTCGTGATCTTGTGTCTGATGGGTCAATTATTCCGAAATATTGCAACACAAATGAGCAAGTGGCAAATATTCTAACGAAGTCTCTCCCTAGAGAAAAACATGCTTACTTCAGACTTCAGCTTGGTGTCTGCAACTTTGAATCAAGGGGGAGTGTTGGAGAATGA